In the Rhizobium sp. CB3090 genome, one interval contains:
- a CDS encoding carboxymuconolactone decarboxylase family protein gives MQARMKNPAVILPETLQALLAVSASIRDRGVSENTMDLVHLRVSQINGCSVCTDMGFRKLQKEGEKIERIVGVSAWREMPYFTDAERAALALGEAMTRLADRPDAVSDEIWNEAAKHYDEKALSALIISVAVDNVWNRLNATVRHPAGASWS, from the coding sequence ATGCAAGCCCGCATGAAGAACCCCGCCGTCATCCTGCCGGAAACCCTGCAAGCCCTCTTGGCGGTCAGCGCCTCGATTAGGGATCGCGGTGTGTCCGAGAACACGATGGATCTCGTGCATCTGCGCGTCAGCCAGATCAATGGCTGCAGCGTTTGCACCGATATGGGCTTCCGCAAGCTGCAGAAGGAGGGAGAAAAGATCGAGCGGATCGTTGGCGTCTCCGCCTGGCGCGAAATGCCCTATTTCACCGATGCCGAACGCGCCGCCCTTGCGCTCGGTGAAGCGATGACCCGCCTTGCCGACCGGCCGGACGCGGTGAGCGATGAAATATGGAACGAGGCGGCCAAACATTATGATGAAAAAGCACTGTCCGCTTTGATCATCTCCGTTGCCGTCGACAACGTCTGGAACCGGCTCAACGCGACGGTCCGGCATCCGGCGGGAGCCTCCTGGAGCTGA